DNA from Archaeoglobus veneficus SNP6:
GTCCGGTGAGTGCGTGTGACCGGAGATTAGTACGTTTACACCCATTTTCTTCGCGATTCTTATGAGCTGATTCCTGTTGCCCCTTGGATATACCTGATTTCCGTGAATCAGGCCGATTCTGAGTTCTCCTGCGTCTATCACCTCATACTCTGGAAGTGGGAGGTGATCCATGTTACCTCTCACGACGAACATCTTCTTGGCGAGGCTGCTGAGGAGTTCAAGGACATTCCTGCCCGTCAGGTCTCCAGTGCATGCGACGACGTCGAAGGTCTGCGAGGTTATGAACTCCTCCACCACATCTGGCAACTTGGATGCTCTCTCAGGTATGTGCGTGTCCCCTATGACGAGCATCCGCATACTTAACTCTCTGTTTGTTGAAGCTAAATGTTTAATGTTTAAGTTTGTCCACAGATCCAGGAG
Protein-coding regions in this window:
- a CDS encoding YfcE family phosphodiesterase, whose product is MRMLVIGDTHIPERASKLPDVVEEFITSQTFDVVACTGDLTGRNVLELLSSLAKKMFVVRGNMDHLPLPEYEVIDAGELRIGLIHGNQVYPRGNRNQLIRIAKKMGVNVLISGHTHSPDIYLKDVLLLNPGSATGVWGGGNASLTPSFMILNIDGPKIDVELYEDVDGLRCVRKENLIL